The DNA window CAGCGCTTTCGTCGCTCCCGTGATCGCCATGATCCGCGACAGCGGCCACGCCTATCGACTCTCGCCCATGGGCACGGCGGTCGAGACCGCGACCCTGCCCGAGGCGCTCGAACTGATCGCCCGCGCGCAGTCGCTGCTCGACGAACGCGGCTGCGCGCGCGTCTACGCGATCGCCAAGTTCGACATCCGTCAGGGACCATTGGGGCGTCTGGCGGGCAAGGTCGACTCGATTCGGGAGCGGATCGGCGAACTCAATGGTCCTGTCGAGTGTTCCTCCTAGCCCGATCCCGGTATGGTGTCGACATTGCAACGCACGGGGAACATCACCATGAAGGTCGCAATCTTTTCGGATGTGCAGGCCAATCTTCCCGCCATGGAGACGGCGGTGGAGCACATCCTCGCCTGGCATCCGGATCTGGTGGTCATGGCCGGCGATCTGGTCAACCGCGGCCCCAGCAGTCTGGGTTGTCTGGAGTTGTTCGACCAACTGCGCCGGGAACACGGCTGGCTCCCGGTCCAGGGCAATCACGAGACCTGGATCCAGCGTTGCGCCCGCGAGGCGCCCAAGACCGAGTTGGAGGAACAGATGCGGCGCTTCGCCGACTGGACCTATCGTCAGCTTCGGCCGAGGATCGCGGCGATGGAGCACTGGCCGGATCATCTGTGTTTTCATGGCGGCCGCGAGGACACCTGGGTCCATGTGACCCATGGCACCATGACCAGCAATCGTCAAGGCATCTCGGCCAACGTCCCGGACGAGGATCTGCGGGATGCTCTGCCCCCGGACATCGCGCTCTTCGTCACCGCCCACACGCACCGCCCGCTGGAGCGCGTGCTCGACGGCACGCCGATCCTCAACGTCGGCTCGGTCGGCTCGCCCTTCGATGGCGACCCGCGCGGCAGCTATGCCCTGCTGGAACTGCGCGCCGGCCGCTGGCGCTGGAAGATCGTCCGCTTCGAATATGATCGCGCGCGGGCCGAACGGGATTTTCGCGAATCCGGATTCATCGACGAAGGCGGACCGCTGGCCCGCATTCTGTTCGAGGAATGGCGCCGGGCCTGCCTCCTGATGCCGCGCTGGCGCCGCGAGTACGAACCGGCAGTGCTCGCCGGCGAACGCCCGCTGGAACCCGCCGTCGCGGCATTCCTCGCGGCACTGGACCGACCGGCCACCGAACACCAAGGTTGATTTCTGGAAATGACTTGACCAAGCGTCAAACCTCGTAGGAGCCCGCTTGCGGGCGACGGAGGCGCGCATGGAAGGCGTCTTGGCGAATCGCGTCGCCCGCAAGCGGGCTCCTACGGGTGGGCTCTTTCACGGAAATCGCCTAGCCATTAACCATTAGCCACCGACCACTGACCACTGACCACCAGAATGACCGACTCCGACACACTCTCGCGTTTCCTGTTCGAGCACACCGGCATTCGCGGCAACCTGGTGCACCTGGACGCCAGTTGGCGCGCGGTGCTGGCGACCCACGCCTATCCGGACAGCGTGCGCGGTCCGCTCGGCGAGGCGCTGGCCGCGGTCGCGCTGCTCGCCGCCACCATCAAGTTCGACGGCTCGCTCATCCTGCAGGCCCAGGGCACCGGACCCATGCGTACCCTCGTCGCCCAGGCGACCCATGAGCGCACGGTACGCGGACTCGCCACCTGGAACGGCGACGTGCCCGCGACGGGCGAACTGGCCGATCTGTTCGGCCCTGGGCGCCTGGTGCTGACCATCAAGCGCCATCAGGGCGAGCCTTATCAGGGCATCGTCCCCCTCGAAGGATGCACTCTGTC is part of the Thiocystis violascens DSM 198 genome and encodes:
- a CDS encoding MTH1187 family thiamine-binding protein, with protein sequence MSVILDLAIFPTDQGISVSAFVAPVIAMIRDSGHAYRLSPMGTAVETATLPEALELIARAQSLLDERGCARVYAIAKFDIRQGPLGRLAGKVDSIRERIGELNGPVECSS
- a CDS encoding metallophosphoesterase family protein; this translates as MKVAIFSDVQANLPAMETAVEHILAWHPDLVVMAGDLVNRGPSSLGCLELFDQLRREHGWLPVQGNHETWIQRCAREAPKTELEEQMRRFADWTYRQLRPRIAAMEHWPDHLCFHGGREDTWVHVTHGTMTSNRQGISANVPDEDLRDALPPDIALFVTAHTHRPLERVLDGTPILNVGSVGSPFDGDPRGSYALLELRAGRWRWKIVRFEYDRARAERDFRESGFIDEGGPLARILFEEWRRACLLMPRWRREYEPAVLAGERPLEPAVAAFLAALDRPATEHQG